One window of the Rhodohalobacter sp. SW132 genome contains the following:
- a CDS encoding PfkB family carbohydrate kinase, producing the protein MNKTILNFGEMLWDHFPDYERPGGSPFNVTVHLHYLKQTSLLISAVGLDEAGSRLLDILVQQDAPKRFIQRIEYPTGTVSVEFDKENEPSYTIHERVAWDFIQPPDELQQISSSVDAFSFATLAQRSSTNRITLQKIFSLLPDRCLKFLDVNLRPPYVKTPVIEFSLKKCNYVKMNQSEWNKIGNLFETKSEMQLIEKFDLDGMILTLGSEGAIYFNKDGSHFVESAANINPEKGGDFVGVGDAFWACFIYHTLKKTPWQEAVQKSNLYAGWVAEQKGGIPEPDEEVLQSVR; encoded by the coding sequence ATGAACAAAACCATTCTGAATTTTGGCGAAATGCTTTGGGATCATTTCCCGGATTACGAGCGTCCCGGCGGATCACCATTTAATGTAACCGTTCACCTCCACTATTTGAAGCAGACCTCCTTGCTGATTAGCGCTGTTGGACTGGATGAAGCGGGTAGCCGGCTGCTTGATATATTGGTTCAGCAGGATGCCCCAAAACGGTTTATTCAGCGTATTGAATATCCAACGGGAACAGTTTCCGTTGAATTTGATAAAGAAAATGAACCCAGTTATACCATTCATGAGCGAGTAGCCTGGGATTTTATTCAACCGCCGGATGAGCTTCAGCAGATATCCTCCTCTGTAGATGCATTTTCATTTGCAACGCTTGCCCAGCGCAGTTCAACAAACAGAATCACCCTTCAAAAAATATTTTCCCTGCTGCCGGACCGGTGTTTGAAATTCCTGGATGTAAACCTGCGACCTCCTTACGTAAAAACCCCCGTAATTGAATTTTCGCTAAAAAAATGCAACTACGTGAAAATGAATCAAAGTGAATGGAATAAGATCGGGAATCTGTTTGAAACCAAATCCGAGATGCAGCTGATTGAAAAATTCGATTTAGACGGGATGATTTTAACGCTCGGCAGTGAAGGTGCAATTTATTTCAACAAAGATGGTAGTCATTTCGTGGAATCTGCCGCAAATATAAACCCGGAAAAAGGTGGCGATTTTGTTGGAGTAGGTGATGCGTTCTGGGCATGTTTTATCTATCATACTTTGAAAAAGACACCCTGGCAGGAAGCCGTCCAAAAGTCCAATCTGTATGCCGGTTGGGTAGCTGAACAGAAAGGCGGGATACCTGAACCGGATGAAGAGGTTTTGCAATCTGTTCGGTAA
- a CDS encoding ThuA domain-containing protein, whose amino-acid sequence MNFRLIALLSIFFSSLLLLSSCGDNADQQQASADSVIDHPDQHILVFSKTDGWRHESIETGQEAIRQLGMEHNVGVTVTELADMFNPDTLSRFDVVVFLNTTETVFEDEHREAFKEYIQNGGGYVGVHSASDTEYDWPWYGDLVGAYFDNHPPGIINADIQVEDHNHPSTRMLPTTWNRDDEWYNFQGFADHINVLLTLDTESYEGSDHPGHHPIAWYHEFDGGRAFYTGLGHTHESYAEDLFLDHLWGGIIYAMGE is encoded by the coding sequence ATGAACTTTAGACTAATAGCACTCCTATCGATCTTTTTCAGTTCCCTGCTTCTGTTATCATCTTGTGGTGATAATGCAGACCAACAACAGGCTTCGGCTGATTCTGTAATAGATCACCCCGATCAGCATATCCTTGTTTTCTCAAAAACCGATGGCTGGCGCCACGAATCTATTGAGACCGGCCAGGAAGCCATTCGTCAGCTCGGAATGGAACACAATGTGGGCGTGACCGTAACTGAACTTGCGGATATGTTCAATCCCGACACCCTTTCCCGTTTTGATGTTGTGGTATTCTTAAATACAACAGAAACCGTATTTGAGGATGAGCACCGTGAAGCTTTTAAGGAGTATATTCAGAATGGTGGTGGCTATGTGGGCGTGCATTCAGCTTCAGATACGGAGTATGACTGGCCGTGGTACGGCGACCTTGTTGGTGCCTATTTTGATAACCATCCTCCAGGAATTATCAACGCCGATATCCAGGTAGAAGATCACAACCATCCGTCTACCCGAATGCTTCCCACCACTTGGAACCGTGATGATGAATGGTATAACTTTCAGGGATTTGCCGATCACATCAATGTGCTTTTAACACTCGATACCGAGAGCTATGAAGGAAGTGACCACCCGGGGCACCATCCTATCGCCTGGTATCATGAATTCGACGGTGGTCGGGCTTTCTACACAGGCTTAGGTCACACCCATGAATCTTACGCAGAAGATCTGTTTTTGGATCACTTGTGGGGCGGCATTATTTACGCAATGGGCGAATAA